A region of Rhodoferax potami DNA encodes the following proteins:
- the gspD gene encoding type II secretion system secretin GspD codes for MGAMAPFGSQAWAQTSNAAPTVKRGEPITLNFSNAEIEAVARTMAIMTGRNVVVDPRVKGTMTLVSDSPMSPARAYNHFLAVLRSMGYAVVQSDGLDKVVPEADAKLIGGGVSVNENGAPNTPGNQLVTQIIKLQFENANNLVAVLRPLINPNNPINVNPATNSLVITDYADNLRRLARIVAALDVPNATDVEIIPLKNASATDLAPLVLRLMESTAASPAGGTEAGFKTTVVAEPRSNALIVRAANQARLALAINLIDKLDQPVASVNGAAGNIYVVYLKNANATQLATTLRAAMGAGSGGSAPAATGAAPTAGAGASTLGAAQAPSTGGQIQADPTTNSLIITASEPQYRQLRAVIDKLDARRAQVFVESLIAEVSADKAAEFGIQWQGALGNAGDSSIGLLGTNFGAAGNNIISLATQGTSGTVAPGKGLNVGVASKTNGIYVLGFLARFLEATGSGNVLSTPNLLTLDNEEAKIVIGQNVPFVTGQFTNTGASTGSVNPFQTIERKDVGLTLKVKPQISENGTVKLTIFQEVSSVLASTVNAANGPTTNKRTIESNVLVEDGAVVVLGGLLQDEYAGSQERVPGLADVPFFGNLFKSEARSRKKTNLMVFLRPMVVRDATATQALSNERYEQMRGTQQSGQPEPSSTLPINEAPVLPNLQLKPGNLLLAPTQ; via the coding sequence ATGGGCGCTATGGCCCCATTTGGCTCTCAGGCTTGGGCACAGACCAGCAATGCCGCGCCCACCGTCAAGCGGGGCGAGCCGATCACGCTGAACTTCAGCAACGCAGAAATTGAGGCGGTCGCCCGCACCATGGCCATCATGACCGGGCGCAACGTGGTGGTGGACCCGCGAGTCAAAGGCACGATGACCTTGGTCTCTGACAGCCCCATGTCGCCCGCCCGCGCCTACAACCACTTTCTGGCGGTGCTTCGAAGCATGGGCTATGCAGTGGTGCAGTCAGATGGCTTGGACAAAGTGGTCCCCGAGGCCGATGCCAAGCTGATCGGCGGCGGCGTTTCCGTTAACGAGAACGGCGCCCCCAACACGCCGGGCAACCAGTTGGTGACCCAGATCATCAAACTCCAGTTTGAAAACGCCAACAACCTGGTGGCAGTGCTGCGCCCGCTGATTAATCCCAACAACCCGATCAACGTGAACCCGGCGACGAATTCGCTGGTCATCACTGACTACGCCGACAACCTGCGCCGCCTGGCGCGGATTGTGGCGGCACTGGATGTGCCGAACGCCACCGACGTAGAAATCATCCCGCTGAAGAATGCCAGCGCCACCGACCTCGCTCCGCTGGTGCTGCGGCTGATGGAAAGCACCGCAGCCAGCCCGGCAGGGGGAACTGAGGCGGGCTTCAAGACCACGGTGGTGGCCGAACCGCGCAGCAACGCGCTGATTGTGCGGGCCGCCAACCAGGCACGCCTGGCACTGGCGATCAACCTGATCGACAAGCTCGATCAACCGGTGGCCAGCGTCAATGGTGCTGCAGGCAACATTTACGTGGTGTACCTGAAAAATGCCAATGCCACGCAGCTAGCAACCACCCTGCGCGCCGCGATGGGCGCTGGCTCGGGCGGCAGTGCGCCGGCGGCCACCGGCGCAGCGCCCACCGCAGGCGCGGGCGCCTCCACTTTGGGCGCAGCGCAAGCGCCCAGCACGGGCGGCCAAATCCAGGCGGACCCGACGACCAACTCGCTCATCATCACCGCCAGCGAGCCGCAGTACCGGCAGTTGCGCGCGGTGATCGACAAGCTGGATGCGCGCCGCGCCCAGGTGTTCGTGGAAAGCCTGATTGCCGAGGTGAGCGCGGACAAGGCCGCAGAGTTCGGCATCCAGTGGCAAGGCGCGCTGGGCAATGCCGGCGATAGTTCTATCGGTCTGCTGGGTACCAATTTCGGGGCTGCAGGTAACAACATCATCAGCTTAGCGACACAAGGGACTTCGGGCACCGTCGCTCCTGGCAAGGGCCTGAACGTGGGCGTAGCCAGTAAAACCAATGGCATCTATGTGCTGGGTTTTCTAGCCCGCTTCCTGGAGGCAACCGGCAGTGGCAATGTGCTTTCCACGCCGAACCTGCTCACCCTGGACAATGAAGAAGCCAAAATCGTGATCGGCCAGAACGTGCCGTTTGTGACCGGGCAGTTCACCAACACCGGCGCCAGCACCGGCAGCGTCAATCCGTTTCAAACCATTGAGCGTAAAGACGTTGGTCTGACCCTGAAGGTCAAGCCGCAGATCAGTGAAAACGGCACCGTCAAGCTGACCATCTTTCAGGAGGTGTCTAGCGTGTTGGCCTCCACCGTCAACGCGGCCAATGGCCCGACCACCAACAAGCGGACGATTGAATCCAATGTCTTGGTCGAAGACGGCGCGGTCGTGGTGCTCGGCGGTTTGCTGCAGGACGAATACGCAGGCAGCCAGGAACGGGTGCCCGGCTTGGCCGATGTGCCCTTCTTTGGCAACCTGTTCAAAAGCGAGGCACGCAGCCGCAAAAAAACCAACCTGATGGTGTTTTTGCGGCCGATGGTGGTGCGCGACGCCACAGCAACACAAGCCCTGTCCAACGAGCGCTACGAGCAAATGCGCGGAACCCAGCAATCCGGCCAGCCGGAGCCTAGCTCCACCCTGCCGATCAATGAAGCGCCGGTGCTCCCGAATCTGCAGCTCAAGCCCGGCAACCTTCTATTGGCCCCAACGCAATAG
- the gspN gene encoding type II secretion system protein N, whose product MAARPDILRRSQGQLDTGAKRGPWSWAVIGVLLGVLAGALAFAPARWLAAGLVWTDAPLRLHNPTGTVWNGSAQVLLRSGAEGSKALPGDLRWTLRPAWNDGGPGVRAEWRADCCLSAPWIWHVNGSLQSVQLRADDLLPAQGLRIPAGLLTGLGTPWNTLQPQGQLTLATNGLTVRLNARGTQLGGELALDALNMSTSLSTLRPVGSYRVTLRGGEQTAMTLSTLEGALQLSGTGKIGPQGLVFTGEARAAEGREDTLSNLLNIIGQRQGARSLIQLG is encoded by the coding sequence ATGGCTGCCCGACCCGACATCCTGCGACGCTCCCAAGGGCAGCTGGACACAGGCGCCAAGCGCGGCCCGTGGAGCTGGGCCGTGATAGGGGTTTTGCTGGGCGTGTTGGCAGGTGCCTTGGCATTTGCGCCGGCGCGCTGGCTGGCTGCCGGCTTGGTCTGGACAGACGCACCCCTGCGCTTGCACAACCCGACCGGCACCGTATGGAATGGCAGTGCCCAAGTGCTCCTGCGCAGTGGTGCCGAGGGCAGCAAGGCTTTGCCCGGTGACCTGCGCTGGACCCTGCGCCCTGCCTGGAACGACGGCGGCCCGGGTGTACGCGCCGAGTGGCGGGCAGACTGTTGCCTCAGCGCGCCCTGGATTTGGCATGTGAATGGCAGCCTCCAGTCTGTGCAGCTGCGCGCGGATGATTTGCTACCGGCACAAGGCTTGCGCATCCCTGCAGGTCTGCTGACGGGGCTCGGCACCCCTTGGAACACGCTGCAACCCCAAGGGCAATTGACGTTGGCAACCAATGGCCTAACGGTCCGGTTGAACGCCAGAGGCACCCAACTCGGCGGCGAGCTCGCGCTGGACGCCCTGAACATGAGCACCAGCCTGTCGACCTTGCGCCCGGTGGGCAGCTACCGGGTAACTTTGCGTGGCGGCGAGCAAACCGCCATGACACTCTCGACCCTCGAGGGAGCACTGCAGCTCAGCGGGACCGGAAAAATAGGGCCCCAAGGGCTGGTATTTACCGGAGAAGCCCGCGCCGCGGAGGGCCGTGAGGACACACTCTCCAATTTGCTGAATATCATTGGACAGCGCCAAGGCGCGCGGTCTCTGATTCAACTGGGTTAA
- the gspL gene encoding type II secretion system protein GspL, with amino-acid sequence MPPYNEADMRQHLVMPPPPHATQAAWDWVRSDSPHSNQRLPTVPAVGSGADTTVLVVPAAALSWHRITLPPGLLGREGQARQPAKLKSVLEGLLEDQLLDDPAQLHFALQATSAETGPWWVAVCQRHWLNEQIQQLRQAGHTLHSIVPEWGPGSSDTPPALWLTGEVETAEWTWADSAGVHRRSAAQAPAAFLAPAQLASAALFAEPACAELAESQTHREVTVQHRADRLRAAANGPWSLAQGEFANRHALLQRVAETAAALWQAPAWRPARWALGVLAAVQLVGLNLQAWQARQALTEQRSAIQSVLISTFPATTVVVDAPLQMQRAVEALGQAGGQTRARDMERLLEAFGTIAQADASPSAIEYVAGELRITPPAGNTEPPASLRDGLQNKGLRLRTEGTTWVLSP; translated from the coding sequence ATGCCTCCGTACAATGAAGCCGATATGCGTCAGCACCTCGTCATGCCTCCCCCACCTCATGCAACGCAGGCTGCATGGGACTGGGTCCGCAGCGACAGCCCGCACAGCAACCAGCGTTTGCCTACCGTGCCCGCTGTCGGCTCTGGTGCTGACACCACGGTTTTGGTCGTGCCCGCAGCGGCCCTGTCCTGGCACCGCATCACGCTGCCGCCGGGGCTGCTAGGCCGCGAGGGTCAGGCCCGCCAACCGGCCAAACTCAAATCGGTACTCGAAGGCCTGCTGGAAGACCAGCTCTTGGATGATCCGGCGCAGTTGCATTTTGCGCTGCAGGCCACCAGTGCCGAGACCGGCCCCTGGTGGGTGGCGGTATGCCAGCGTCACTGGCTCAACGAACAAATTCAACAGCTGCGCCAAGCCGGGCACACCTTGCACAGCATCGTCCCCGAGTGGGGGCCGGGCTCCTCCGATACCCCGCCGGCACTCTGGCTCACAGGAGAAGTCGAGACGGCAGAGTGGACATGGGCCGATAGCGCAGGCGTACACCGCCGCAGCGCAGCACAAGCCCCGGCCGCATTTCTCGCGCCTGCCCAGCTAGCCAGCGCGGCTTTGTTTGCCGAGCCGGCGTGCGCTGAACTTGCAGAATCACAAACCCACCGGGAGGTCACGGTGCAACACCGTGCAGACCGCTTGCGCGCCGCCGCCAACGGCCCCTGGAGTCTTGCGCAAGGCGAATTTGCCAACCGCCATGCCTTGTTGCAGCGAGTGGCTGAAACGGCAGCCGCGCTGTGGCAAGCACCGGCCTGGCGGCCAGCCCGTTGGGCTCTGGGTGTACTCGCTGCGGTGCAGCTGGTAGGCCTGAACCTACAGGCGTGGCAAGCCCGCCAAGCGCTGACCGAGCAGCGCAGTGCGATCCAGAGTGTGCTGATCAGTACCTTTCCGGCCACTACGGTAGTTGTCGATGCACCTTTACAAATGCAGCGCGCGGTAGAAGCACTGGGCCAGGCCGGCGGGCAGACACGGGCGCGCGACATGGAGCGACTTTTAGAGGCTTTTGGCACGATAGCCCAAGCAGATGCTTCGCCATCTGCTATCGAATACGTAGCAGGCGAGTTACGGATAACGCCTCCTGCCGGAAATACCGAGCCTCCGGCATCGTTGCGTGACGGCCTGCAAAACAAAGGCTTGCGCCTTCGGACTGAGGGCACCACCTGGGTGCTGAGCCCATGA
- the gspK gene encoding type II secretion system minor pseudopilin GspK, with product MKVQRGAAILTALLLMALVATLSTAALWQQARAYDLEAAERARVQANWVLQGTTDWARLILREDARSGTVDHLGEPWAITLQEARLNTFLANGSANAEDLPTDVLQNAYLSGNINDLQARLNVTNLMLDQQVHEPTRNAFIRLFDLLKLPPAELQLLINNLQAGLEPPKAGQERASSPGNTPLLPRNLDQLAWLGVSQRSLAQLRPYVVVLPDRSTVNINTATALVLQAIIPGMDGASAQRFIDSRAKSPLRSMGDAPAASGLPQSAFQDNLVSVNSRFFEVRARLRIGTLTTQERTAVLREGLQVKSLWKEREAPQDASVQ from the coding sequence GTGAAAGTCCAGCGCGGCGCGGCCATCCTGACGGCCTTGTTACTCATGGCGCTGGTTGCCACGCTCAGCACCGCAGCGCTCTGGCAACAAGCGCGCGCCTATGACCTCGAAGCGGCAGAGCGGGCCCGTGTGCAAGCAAATTGGGTGCTGCAGGGCACCACCGATTGGGCGCGCCTGATTCTGCGGGAAGACGCCCGCTCCGGCACGGTTGACCATCTGGGCGAACCCTGGGCCATCACCCTGCAAGAGGCCCGGCTCAACACGTTCTTGGCCAACGGTTCCGCTAACGCAGAAGACTTACCCACCGACGTTCTGCAAAACGCCTACCTCTCCGGCAATATCAACGACTTGCAGGCACGCCTGAACGTCACCAACCTGATGCTGGACCAGCAGGTCCACGAGCCGACACGCAACGCGTTTATCCGGCTGTTTGACCTGCTCAAGCTCCCGCCGGCCGAATTGCAGCTGTTGATCAACAATTTGCAAGCCGGCCTGGAGCCCCCAAAAGCCGGCCAGGAAAGGGCCTCGAGCCCCGGCAACACCCCCTTGCTGCCGCGCAACCTCGACCAACTGGCATGGCTGGGCGTCTCGCAGCGCAGTCTGGCCCAATTGCGGCCTTATGTCGTGGTCCTCCCGGACCGCAGCACGGTCAATATCAACACGGCGACGGCGCTGGTGCTCCAAGCCATCATTCCCGGAATGGACGGGGCCAGCGCCCAACGCTTCATCGACAGCCGGGCAAAAAGCCCGCTGCGGAGCATGGGCGATGCGCCTGCCGCATCGGGCTTGCCGCAATCGGCCTTCCAAGACAACTTGGTCAGTGTGAATTCACGATTCTTTGAGGTCCGCGCCCGCCTGCGGATCGGCACGCTCACGACCCAGGAGCGCACCGCCGTGCTGCGCGAAGGTTTGCAGGTGAAATCTCTTTGGAAAGAACGCGAGGCACCGCAAGATGCCTCCGTACAATGA
- the gspI gene encoding type II secretion system minor pseudopilin GspI encodes MMWHRRRHGTQGFTLIEVLVALAIVAVTLIAGLRASATMTRSTERQSSRVLAQLCAENALVQYRLSGQLPDVSDSTQECAQAGQSFELRLLVQSTPNPNFRRVEARVAKDGAPLLQLSTVLGRY; translated from the coding sequence ATGATGTGGCACCGCCGGCGGCATGGCACACAAGGTTTTACCCTGATAGAGGTGTTGGTTGCGCTGGCCATTGTGGCTGTCACGCTCATCGCAGGGCTGCGCGCCAGCGCCACCATGACCCGGAGTACCGAGCGCCAGAGCAGCCGGGTGCTGGCCCAGCTCTGTGCTGAAAATGCGCTGGTGCAATACCGCCTGAGCGGTCAGCTCCCGGATGTGAGCGACAGCACCCAAGAGTGCGCGCAAGCGGGCCAATCTTTCGAATTGCGGCTCCTGGTGCAGTCCACACCCAACCCGAACTTTCGCCGGGTCGAAGCGCGGGTAGCCAAAGACGGCGCCCCCCTGCTCCAGCTCAGCACCGTGTTGGGGCGCTACTGA
- a CDS encoding PulJ/GspJ family protein — MQHQYRSTGSAGFTLIELLVALAVMALMTTMGWQALAGMQSAMEGNRSHNDAVLTTEAGLNQWTADLDAMQEIPQTRSLDWDGRALRLTRRSAQQGDGAYVVAWTRAERAERAVWLRWQSGPVSTRESWQAAWGAAAAWAQGAQASTVNALAGNASSIRPAEVSITALSAWQLFYYRGGAWSNPLSSAGAQNAAALPDGIRLVLTLDAPHPLAGTIVRDWARPTLLGATP; from the coding sequence ATGCAACACCAATACCGCAGCACCGGAAGCGCTGGCTTCACCCTGATCGAACTCCTGGTAGCGCTCGCCGTCATGGCGCTCATGACCACCATGGGGTGGCAAGCCCTCGCGGGCATGCAAAGTGCCATGGAGGGCAACCGCAGCCACAACGATGCGGTACTCACCACCGAGGCGGGCCTGAACCAGTGGACCGCCGATCTCGACGCCATGCAAGAGATCCCCCAAACCCGCAGCCTTGACTGGGACGGCCGGGCCCTGCGCCTGACCCGCCGCAGCGCCCAACAAGGCGATGGCGCTTATGTGGTGGCCTGGACACGGGCAGAACGCGCAGAGCGGGCCGTTTGGCTGCGTTGGCAGTCAGGCCCTGTCAGCACCCGCGAAAGCTGGCAGGCTGCCTGGGGCGCAGCGGCTGCATGGGCCCAAGGCGCACAAGCGAGCACCGTCAATGCACTTGCGGGCAACGCCAGCAGCATCCGCCCGGCAGAGGTCAGCATCACCGCCCTGTCTGCATGGCAACTGTTTTACTACCGCGGAGGCGCCTGGAGCAACCCCCTCTCCAGCGCCGGTGCACAGAACGCTGCAGCCCTGCCCGACGGGATACGCCTTGTCTTGACGCTGGACGCTCCCCACCCCTTGGCCGGCACGATCGTGCGGGATTGGGCCCGCCCAACCCTTTTAGGAGCCACTCCGTGA
- the gspM gene encoding type II secretion system protein GspM, translating to MNTQTLRTWWNQRPPREQTMLSAAVVLILAALTWTIAIAPAWRTVKAYPAQRATLDAQLQQMQTLQAQATALQSRPALAPQAAQAGLQAAVTGLGPRASLLILNQQATVTFKGVEAETLARWLAVVRVEARMLPTQAQWRRDGRLWSGTVTFTLPGG from the coding sequence ATGAACACCCAAACCCTGCGCACCTGGTGGAACCAGCGTCCCCCCCGCGAGCAAACAATGCTCTCGGCAGCCGTGGTTTTGATACTGGCCGCCCTGACGTGGACCATCGCCATTGCCCCGGCGTGGCGCACTGTCAAGGCCTACCCAGCACAACGGGCTACGCTGGATGCCCAACTCCAACAAATGCAAACGCTGCAGGCGCAAGCCACCGCGCTGCAAAGTCGCCCGGCCCTGGCGCCTCAAGCGGCTCAAGCCGGGCTACAAGCCGCAGTGACAGGCCTAGGGCCCCGCGCCAGCCTGCTGATACTCAACCAACAAGCCACCGTCACCTTCAAAGGCGTGGAGGCGGAAACCCTGGCCCGCTGGCTGGCAGTGGTGCGGGTGGAGGCCCGCATGCTGCCGACCCAGGCGCAATGGCGTCGTGACGGTCGCTTGTGGAGTGGCACGGTGACCTTCACCCTGCCGGGCGGCTGA
- a CDS encoding GspE/PulE family protein: MRYPLPYAFARSQQLLLEDDNDRLYLWVHTDTAASAISEVMRKHRIDHLQTQDAAELAQRISMAYAQGESSAATVMNEVQGEADLTRMMQELPAVEDLLETADDAPIIRMLNALLTQAARDGASDIHIEPFERNSSVRFRVDGSLREVVQAHRALHAALISRLKIMADLDISEKRLPQDGRISLRIGTRAVDVRVSTLPSAHGERAVLRLLDKSQDQRSLEAVGMQGDVLRRFEGLIAQPHGIILVTGPTGSGKSTTLYASLGRLDAARQNIMTVEDPIEYELPGVGQTQVNPKIDLTFAKALRAILRQDPDVIMIGEIRDFETAQIAIQASLTGHLVLATLHTNDSASAVTRLIDMGVEPFLLSSSLRGVLAQRLVRKTCKTCAGKGCEACGHTGYLGRTGVFELLVADDTIAELIHHNASEADIRTSATRQGMVPLREDGERLVSSGLTSREELLRVVRD, translated from the coding sequence ATGCGCTACCCGCTCCCCTATGCCTTTGCGCGCAGCCAGCAGTTGCTGCTGGAGGACGATAACGACCGCCTGTACCTTTGGGTTCACACGGACACAGCTGCCTCTGCCATTTCTGAGGTGATGCGCAAGCACCGCATCGACCACCTACAAACCCAAGACGCGGCGGAATTGGCCCAGCGCATCAGCATGGCGTATGCACAAGGCGAGTCGAGCGCCGCCACGGTAATGAACGAGGTGCAGGGTGAGGCTGATTTGACGCGGATGATGCAAGAGCTGCCCGCAGTCGAGGATCTTTTGGAAACAGCGGACGACGCCCCCATCATCCGCATGCTCAATGCATTGCTCACCCAAGCCGCACGCGATGGGGCCAGTGACATCCATATCGAGCCGTTTGAGCGCAACTCATCAGTCCGCTTCCGGGTCGATGGGTCCCTGCGCGAGGTGGTGCAAGCTCACCGCGCCTTGCATGCGGCGCTGATTTCGCGGCTCAAGATCATGGCCGATCTGGACATCTCTGAAAAGCGCTTGCCGCAAGACGGGCGCATTTCGCTGCGCATCGGCACCCGCGCCGTCGATGTGCGGGTCAGCACCTTGCCCAGCGCCCACGGCGAACGGGCTGTACTGCGCTTGCTCGACAAGAGCCAGGACCAGCGCAGCCTGGAGGCGGTGGGCATGCAGGGCGATGTGTTGCGGCGCTTTGAAGGCCTGATTGCCCAGCCCCACGGCATCATTCTGGTGACAGGCCCCACCGGTTCGGGCAAATCGACCACCTTGTACGCCTCGCTCGGGCGGCTGGATGCTGCCCGCCAAAACATCATGACGGTGGAAGACCCGATCGAGTACGAGCTGCCGGGCGTCGGCCAGACGCAGGTCAACCCCAAGATCGACCTCACGTTTGCCAAGGCCCTGCGGGCGATATTGCGACAAGACCCGGATGTGATCATGATCGGCGAAATCCGGGATTTCGAGACCGCCCAAATCGCTATCCAGGCCTCCCTGACCGGTCACTTGGTGCTGGCCACGCTGCACACCAACGATTCGGCCAGTGCGGTCACCCGCTTGATCGACATGGGAGTGGAGCCCTTTTTGCTCAGCTCTTCGCTGCGCGGCGTACTGGCCCAGCGTTTGGTGCGCAAAACCTGCAAGACCTGCGCGGGCAAAGGCTGCGAAGCCTGCGGCCATACCGGCTACCTCGGGCGCACCGGTGTTTTCGAATTGCTGGTGGCCGATGACACCATTGCCGAGTTGATCCACCACAACGCCTCAGAAGCTGACATCCGCACCTCAGCCACCCGACAAGGCATGGTGCCGCTGCGCGAAGACGGTGAGCGACTGGTCAGCAGTGGCCTGACCAGCCGCGAAGAACTATTGCGCGTAGTCCGGGACTGA